One stretch of Pedobacter riviphilus DNA includes these proteins:
- the rlmH gene encoding 23S rRNA (pseudouridine(1915)-N(3))-methyltransferase RlmH → MKITLIAIGKTEDKYLIEGIDKYINRLKHYINFSFLAIPDVKNVKNLSEAQQKAKEAELLHKQINNGDVVILLDEKGKKYSSVEFSNYLNKQMVGSVQHLIFIIGGPYGFDETIYKRANGLISLSDMTFSHQMIRLFFVEQLYRGFSILKGEPYHHA, encoded by the coding sequence ATGAAGATTACACTGATCGCTATTGGCAAAACAGAGGATAAATATCTAATTGAAGGAATTGATAAATATATCAACCGCCTCAAACATTATATTAATTTTAGTTTTTTAGCTATACCTGATGTAAAAAACGTTAAAAACCTAAGCGAGGCTCAGCAAAAGGCAAAGGAGGCAGAATTACTACATAAACAAATTAACAATGGCGACGTTGTTATTTTGTTGGATGAAAAAGGGAAAAAATATTCATCTGTAGAATTTTCAAACTACTTAAATAAACAGATGGTGGGCAGTGTACAACATTTAATTTTTATTATTGGCGGCCCTTATGGATTTGATGAAACGATTTATAAACGAGCAAACGGTTTAATTTCACTGTCTGACATGACCTTTTCGCACCAAATGATCAGATTGTTTTTTGTAGAACAGCTTTACCGTGGATTTAGCATTTTAAAGGGCGAACCTTATCATCACGCATAA
- a CDS encoding tetratricopeptide repeat protein, with translation MNRILLTFSILFITNFNTFAQKAKEYYEKGLNAFEKKLDNQALLYLDSSINLKNDEYMSYQLRGFVKSSQGKFVDAIADFDKAIGLNPNDADNFAYRASAKGSNTDTNGAVQDLSQAIKISPRKCQYYRDRAKLYAKLKDTLSAKLDFDKAITLDPEDAYNFIERAMIKEAANDLRGALQDLNEGILIDPNQSPFYRHRAELHLKLRDTTSALSDYDNDIRLIKKDDPMFYWDHYDRATARFNKAYYQGCIEDCSIVISGLTTDSDTSLIKFVYKCRALANLKSTNYFAAIADCDEFYKHDPKDISIYLAKAEAYYMLSEFSNCITTINKAIAIHPTAEAYFYKSMANVKLNNLKEVENDLTKAINLNPSYFLAYRNRALLRGVQANYKGAVSDANVFLKNDPTDVKVLTTKGMALYFLNNKKEGCAIVKRAISLGDQTAKQFAKEKCK, from the coding sequence ATGAATAGAATTTTATTAACATTCTCCATCTTATTCATCACCAACTTTAATACTTTCGCACAAAAAGCAAAGGAGTATTACGAAAAAGGGTTAAATGCCTTTGAAAAGAAATTAGACAACCAAGCTTTACTTTACCTTGATTCATCTATAAATCTTAAAAATGATGAATATATGAGTTATCAACTTAGAGGCTTTGTAAAATCTTCACAAGGTAAATTCGTTGATGCTATTGCAGATTTTGATAAAGCAATAGGGCTTAATCCCAATGATGCTGATAATTTTGCTTACAGAGCTTCTGCAAAAGGTTCGAATACAGATACTAATGGTGCAGTACAAGATTTAAGCCAGGCCATTAAAATTTCACCAAGGAAATGTCAATATTATCGAGATAGAGCAAAGTTGTACGCAAAATTAAAAGATACCCTTTCGGCGAAGTTGGATTTCGATAAAGCCATAACACTCGATCCGGAAGATGCTTATAATTTTATAGAAAGAGCGATGATTAAAGAAGCAGCCAATGATCTTCGTGGTGCTTTGCAAGATTTAAACGAGGGCATTCTCATTGATCCCAATCAATCTCCATTTTATAGGCACAGAGCAGAATTGCACCTCAAACTTCGCGATACAACTTCAGCGTTATCAGATTATGATAATGATATTAGGCTGATCAAAAAAGATGATCCAATGTTTTATTGGGATCATTATGATAGAGCTACCGCACGGTTTAATAAAGCTTATTACCAAGGCTGTATTGAAGATTGTAGTATTGTAATTTCAGGTTTAACAACCGATAGTGATACCTCTTTAATAAAATTTGTTTACAAATGCAGGGCACTTGCCAATCTTAAAAGCACTAATTATTTTGCTGCCATCGCAGATTGTGATGAATTTTATAAACACGACCCAAAAGATATCAGCATATACCTCGCCAAAGCGGAGGCTTACTATATGCTTAGCGAATTTAGCAATTGTATTACAACAATAAATAAAGCTATTGCTATCCACCCTACAGCAGAAGCTTATTTTTATAAATCGATGGCTAATGTTAAACTGAATAACCTAAAGGAAGTTGAAAACGATCTAACCAAAGCAATTAATTTAAATCCCAGCTATTTTTTAGCGTACAGGAATCGGGCACTGCTTAGAGGGGTACAGGCAAATTATAAAGGTGCCGTTTCTGATGCCAATGTTTTTTTAAAAAACGATCCAACAGACGTTAAGGTATTAACGACTAAGGGAATGGCACTATATTTTCTTAATAATAAAAAAGAAGGTTGCGCAATTGTAAAAAGAGCAATAAGCTTAGGTGATCAGACGGCAAAACAATTTGCAAAGGAAAAATGCAAATAA
- a CDS encoding DUF5606 family protein has product MNLRGIVAVSGRPGLFKLVGQNKVGYILESLDAQKTKIVANITNTKLASLEDITVYGEDEEIKLADIFAKISAKGSTPDLKGDLRAYFLEVAPGHDQEKVYASDMKKIITWYNLLKDLPLFTEETPETPGTPAEVKLSEEKSASDKKPKASGAKASASAKATTKTSAPAKKASMTSKKGV; this is encoded by the coding sequence ATGAATTTAAGAGGAATTGTTGCCGTATCTGGCAGACCGGGTTTGTTTAAACTGGTTGGACAAAATAAAGTGGGTTACATTTTAGAGAGCTTGGATGCTCAAAAAACTAAAATTGTTGCTAACATTACCAATACAAAATTAGCTTCGTTAGAAGATATTACTGTGTATGGTGAAGATGAGGAAATTAAATTGGCAGATATTTTTGCCAAAATTTCTGCAAAAGGATCTACTCCAGATTTGAAAGGCGATTTGCGTGCTTATTTCCTTGAGGTAGCTCCAGGTCACGATCAGGAGAAAGTTTATGCTTCTGATATGAAGAAAATCATTACCTGGTATAATTTGTTAAAAGATTTGCCTTTGTTTACTGAAGAAACTCCAGAAACTCCGGGTACACCAGCAGAAGTTAAGTTATCAGAAGAAAAATCAGCTTCAGATAAGAAACCTAAAGCCAGTGGAGCAAAAGCATCAGCAAGTGCAAAAGCAACTACAAAAACTTCAGCTCCTGCTAAAAAAGCAAGTATGACTAGTAAAAAAGGCGTTTAA
- a CDS encoding peptidylprolyl isomerase, whose amino-acid sequence MSKAIIKTEKGDMTVEFYENDAPKAVANFKKLAKEGFYDGVTFHRVIPNFMVQGGCPNSKDPAKAHLAGTGGPGYKIDCELDGENQYHDRGVLSMAHAGRNTGGSQFFICHSRTNTAHLDRNHTCFGKVVENVDLVDDIRQGDKILNIEVLED is encoded by the coding sequence ATGAGTAAAGCAATAATAAAAACAGAAAAAGGCGATATGACCGTAGAATTCTACGAAAATGATGCGCCAAAAGCCGTTGCAAACTTTAAAAAATTAGCTAAAGAAGGCTTTTATGATGGTGTAACTTTTCACCGCGTAATTCCTAACTTTATGGTTCAGGGCGGATGTCCAAATTCAAAAGATCCGGCTAAAGCACATTTGGCAGGTACTGGTGGCCCAGGTTATAAAATTGATTGCGAATTAGACGGAGAAAATCAATATCACGATCGTGGTGTTTTATCTATGGCTCATGCTGGCCGCAATACTGGTGGTTCACAGTTTTTTATCTGTCATAGCAGAACAAATACAGCACACTTAGACCGTAACCATACCTGCTTTGGTAAAGTAGTTGAGAATGTAGACCTTGTAGATGATATTCGCCAAGGTGATAAAATTTTAAACATTGAAGTTTTAGAAGATTAA
- a CDS encoding asparagine synthetase B, translated as MDEDQKNHLKAYGIAYWTISKQLEVDWLLNYRGGSFLIKYNKTVEDELKIRGVSYEVMADGKVVSLLNEISDPAVNMEMVKLEKTPKIAVYSPKSKLPWDDAVTLVLTYAEIPYDVIYDDDILQDKLSKYDWLHLHHEDFTGQYGRFWANFRYATWYQEDVKNQENLAKRMGYKKVSEMKLAVAKHIKEYCAGGGFLFAMCSGTDSFDIALAAEGVDICAQMFDGDPADPNAQSKLDFNKTLAFQNFKLDNNPMNYEFSDIDATQTRTLNQTNDYFTLFDFSAKWDLVPTMLTQDHDKVIKGFMGQTTAFRKSLVKTSVTVLGENKGAAEVRYLHGEIGKGQFTFYGGHDPEDYQHAVGDPPTDLSLHPNSPGYRLILNNVLFPAAKKKPQKT; from the coding sequence ATGGATGAAGATCAAAAAAACCACCTTAAGGCCTATGGTATAGCCTATTGGACGATCAGCAAACAGCTGGAGGTTGATTGGCTCTTAAATTATCGTGGCGGAAGCTTTTTAATTAAATACAATAAAACCGTTGAGGATGAGCTTAAAATCCGTGGAGTCTCTTACGAAGTAATGGCTGATGGAAAAGTGGTGAGTTTATTAAACGAAATCAGTGATCCTGCTGTGAATATGGAAATGGTTAAACTGGAGAAAACGCCAAAAATTGCAGTTTACTCTCCAAAAAGCAAATTACCATGGGATGATGCGGTTACACTCGTTTTAACCTACGCCGAAATTCCATACGATGTAATTTATGATGACGATATCCTTCAGGATAAATTGAGCAAATACGATTGGCTTCACCTGCACCACGAAGATTTTACCGGGCAATATGGCCGTTTCTGGGCCAATTTCAGGTATGCAACCTGGTACCAGGAAGATGTTAAAAACCAGGAAAATTTGGCCAAACGTATGGGCTATAAAAAGGTTTCGGAAATGAAATTAGCCGTTGCTAAACACATTAAAGAATACTGTGCTGGTGGAGGTTTTTTGTTTGCCATGTGCTCTGGTACCGATAGTTTCGACATTGCCCTTGCCGCCGAAGGTGTTGATATTTGCGCGCAAATGTTTGATGGCGATCCGGCGGATCCAAATGCACAAAGTAAACTGGATTTTAATAAAACGCTAGCCTTCCAGAATTTCAAGTTAGACAATAACCCGATGAACTATGAATTTTCGGATATAGATGCTACCCAAACCCGTACACTTAACCAAACCAACGATTATTTTACTTTATTCGATTTTTCGGCCAAATGGGACCTCGTTCCAACCATGCTTACCCAAGACCACGACAAGGTTATTAAAGGTTTTATGGGGCAAACCACAGCATTCAGAAAGAGCTTAGTGAAAACGAGTGTAACCGTTTTAGGTGAAAATAAAGGCGCGGCAGAGGTAAGATATTTACATGGCGAAATTGGCAAAGGTCAGTTTACTTTTTACGGCGGTCACGATCCAGAAGATTATCAGCATGCTGTTGGCGATCCGCCAACAGATTTAAGCTTGCATCCAAATTCACCGGGATATCGCCTGATCCTCAATAATGTGCTTTTTCCCGCAGCAAAAAAGAAACCTCAAAAAACGTAA